Proteins encoded in a region of the Photobacterium profundum SS9 genome:
- the yjjX gene encoding inosine/xanthosine triphosphatase — translation MSKIIVASANPAKISAVASAFSQAFPEQSFTVEGISVASEVRDQPLCADETLLGARNRVKNARKLQADADFYVGLEAGIDGGFTFAWMVIENHKQRGEARSASLPLPPIALEKIQQGIELGDVMDDMFNQQNVKQKGGAIAMLTNHTLSRSSVYQQALILALIPFMNEQWFPCR, via the coding sequence ATGTCAAAAATTATCGTTGCCTCTGCCAATCCTGCAAAAATTTCTGCTGTTGCTTCAGCATTTTCACAAGCCTTTCCTGAGCAATCTTTTACTGTCGAAGGCATTAGTGTCGCCAGCGAAGTAAGAGATCAGCCTTTATGTGCAGACGAAACCTTACTCGGTGCAAGAAACCGTGTTAAGAATGCACGAAAGTTGCAGGCTGATGCTGATTTTTACGTCGGACTGGAAGCGGGAATCGATGGGGGTTTTACCTTCGCGTGGATGGTGATTGAAAACCATAAGCAACGCGGTGAAGCACGCTCTGCTTCTTTGCCTTTGCCCCCTATTGCGCTAGAAAAAATCCAACAAGGCATTGAACTTGGTGATGTGATGGACGATATGTTTAACCAACAGAACGTTAAACAAAAAGGTGGGGCCATTGCAATGTTAACCAATCATACGCTCAGCCGCAGTTCGGTCTATCAACAAGCACTGATTCTGGCATTAATTCCATTTATGAATGAACAATGGTTCCCTTGCCGTTAA
- a CDS encoding helix-turn-helix domain-containing protein, with translation MGYLERIKQLAKIQGISQKQLGESLGLQQGTMSRKLSGKYGIEVRELERIAVTLNTSIGYLLTGQIDTSTQATTAITHESSQGSTCTYIPIIHRKDFGSFIDGESVNVVSKRVIPQHLERDDCLGLFVDNENISQCAPIGSYALATKQAAYRPKQPVFASVRNSEPDFYHMTQLADGVIFSTSQPDFPNLFVNNDEFKVHGYIIQSDWAYDR, from the coding sequence ATGGGATATTTAGAAAGAATTAAACAGTTAGCTAAAATCCAAGGAATTAGCCAAAAGCAACTTGGCGAATCTTTGGGTCTTCAGCAAGGAACAATGAGCCGTAAGTTATCGGGTAAATACGGTATTGAAGTCCGCGAACTAGAAAGAATCGCTGTGACATTAAATACGTCTATCGGTTACCTTTTAACAGGGCAAATTGATACAAGCACTCAAGCAACGACAGCCATTACTCATGAGTCTTCACAAGGTTCAACCTGTACTTACATCCCTATTATTCACCGTAAAGATTTTGGATCTTTCATCGACGGTGAATCAGTAAATGTGGTCAGTAAACGCGTAATACCACAACACCTTGAACGTGATGATTGCTTGGGTTTATTTGTTGATAACGAAAATATTTCGCAATGTGCACCTATTGGCAGCTATGCATTAGCCACCAAGCAAGCGGCTTACCGCCCTAAACAACCAGTATTTGCATCGGTACGTAACAGTGAGCCTGATTTTTATCACATGACTCAATTGGCTGATGGTGTTATCTTTTCGACATCCCAACCCGATTTCCCTAACCTCTTTGTCAATAATGATGAATTTAAAGTTCACGGTTACATCATTCAATCAGATTGGGCTTACGATCGTTAA